The following are encoded together in the Magnetococcales bacterium genome:
- a CDS encoding methyltransferase, whose amino-acid sequence MSADWSRRVRRSFEAASATYDESARIQQEAVRHLMRRIDPLELGNTPNILEIGCGTGFLSRALRQRWPQGRLLCTDLAPGMVLRCRQRLGERDGLSFLIMDGEHPAVRGGWDLVVSSLTWQWFADPSGALVRWGGLLRPGGWLALATLGEGTFREWAELCAARGVPCGVLPFPDAATLSSWWQGGGEVEEVRLTERHASGLAFLRQLRRIGAGVPREGHRPMETAPLRGILRGSENTGAFAVSYRLLVGLFQGREGV is encoded by the coding sequence ATGTCCGCTGATTGGTCCCGGCGCGTGCGTCGCTCCTTCGAAGCCGCTTCCGCGACCTACGACGAGTCGGCCCGCATTCAGCAGGAAGCCGTGCGGCATCTGATGCGCCGGATAGATCCTCTGGAACTGGGAAATACACCGAATATACTGGAGATTGGCTGCGGTACCGGTTTCCTGAGCCGGGCGCTGCGGCAGCGTTGGCCGCAGGGCAGGCTGCTCTGCACCGATCTGGCCCCCGGCATGGTGCTGCGATGCCGTCAACGCCTGGGGGAGAGGGATGGTCTCTCGTTTCTGATCATGGACGGGGAGCATCCGGCGGTGCGGGGAGGGTGGGATCTGGTGGTTTCCAGCCTGACCTGGCAATGGTTTGCCGATCCGTCCGGAGCGCTGGTTCGCTGGGGCGGTCTGTTGCGTCCCGGCGGCTGGCTGGCTCTGGCCACCCTGGGAGAGGGGACCTTCCGGGAGTGGGCGGAACTGTGCGCCGCGCGGGGTGTGCCCTGCGGCGTACTCCCCTTTCCGGACGCGGCGACCCTGTCCTCCTGGTGGCAGGGCGGCGGAGAGGTGGAGGAGGTCCGCCTGACGGAACGACACGCCTCGGGACTGGCTTTCCTGCGCCAGTTGCGGCGTATCGGCGCCGGAGTGCCCCGTGAGGGACATCGCCCGATGGAGACCGCGCCCTTGCGCGGGATATTGCGTGGTTCGGAAAATACCGGTGCGTTTGCAGTGAGTTATCGGCTGCTGGTCGGCCTTTTTCAGGGACGGGAAGGTGTATGA